One Papaver somniferum cultivar HN1 chromosome 10, ASM357369v1, whole genome shotgun sequence genomic window carries:
- the LOC113316269 gene encoding NAC domain-containing protein 67-like: MSTKFAPPGYRFNPSDEVIIKHYLIPKIESKPLPSDHIYETTEIYGEAPQDLEETFQEGKKYYRRYAYYDENCDSSLYFFTKLKKRWENGSRISRTAGGGTWTGDNGGKEIYGYPPYKVEKRKLSLTDNAVKGQKRKYLTLTSDGYVTWNMEEYSVEKDDKISDYAIVKITRKKNNNKFSKSSASQTASSCSNYEVNNSELVGNDDFEVHDAVPEVPALEDNQLPVHGQAEPEMNDAQFQDWFMNNTCILFEDEGPVPVIQDAVLPTDQTQQLQSSGDPVDCGVPNLDFFFDSDSLLSAVGPVGAGSFGAIGGDNTAAPDHNQEGTKNILGTISSEAAQPQNESWVISDEELFSGLDNYDLLPDLGVLF; encoded by the exons atgagTACTAAATTTGCACCACCTGGTTATCGCTTCAATCCAAGCGATGAAGTGATCATAAAACACTAtttgattcccaagattgaaAGCAAACCTCTTCCAAGTGATCATATTTATGAAACTACAGAAATTTATGGAGAAGCGCCACAGGATTTGGAGGAGACGTTCCAAGAGGGTAAAAAATATTATAGAAGATATGCCTATTATGATGAAAACTGTGATAGTTCGTTGTATTTCTTTACTAAGTTGAAGAAAAGATGGGAGAATGGTTCTCGAATTAGTAGAACAGCCGGAGGCGGAACGTGGACTGGGGATAATGGAG GTAAAGAAATCTATGGATACCCACCGTATAAAGTAGAGAAGAGGAAATTGTCACTTACTGACAATGCTGTTAAGGGTCAGAAAAGGAAGTATTTAACATTAACAAGCGATGGATATGTTACTTGGAACATGGAAGAGTATTCGGTCGAGAAAGATGATAAaatttcagattatgctattgttaAGATCACgaggaaaaaaaacaacaacaaattctcAAAATCATCAGCATCACAGACAGCATCATCATGCAGTAATTATGAGGTCAACAACAGTGAATTAGTAGGTAACGAtgattttgaagttcatgatgcgGTACCAGAAGTACCAGCCCTTGAAGATAATCAACTGCCAGTTCATGGTCAAGCAGAACCGGAAATGAATGATGCGCAATTCCAAGACTGGTTCATGAATAATACATGTATTTTGTTTGAAGATGAAGGACCAGTGCCAGTAATCCAGGATGCCGTGCTTCCAACTGATCAGACACAGCAATTACAGTCGAGTGGTGATCCTGTCGACTGCGGCGTCCCCAACTTGGATTTTTTCTTTGACTCAGACTCACTCTTGTCAGCTGTTGGACCAGTGGGAGCTGGTAGTTTCGGAGCTATTGGCGGGGATAACACTGCTGCTCCAGATCATAATCAAGAGGGTACTAAGAACATATTAGGAACAATTTCTTCAGAAGCTGCGCAGCCACAAAACGAGTCGTGGGTAATATCTGATGAAGAACTTTTCTCTGGTTTAGATAATTATGATCTTTTACCCGATTTAggggttttgttttaa